GAAATGACCGGCTGGCGCTTGTTTGTCGATGATCCCTTTGTCGTCACCGAGCTGGCCGAGCAGCCGCTACCGCATGAGTGGATGTGGTCTGACTGGCGCCAGCAATTGGGCGAGTTGTTCCAGGCGGTGAAAATGGAAAAGAACATGATGGGCCTGATGCTGGGGCTGATCATCGGGGTGGCGGCTTTTAATATCATTTCCGCGCTGATCATGGTGGTGATGGAGAAGCAGGCAGAGGTCGCCATTCTCAAAACCCAGGGCATGACCAGCCGTCAGGTGTTACTGGTCTTTATCGTCCAGGGGGCCAGCAGCGGGGTGATTGGCGCTGTTGCCGGTGGCGTGCTGGGCACGTTGCTGGCGTTGAATCTGAATACGGTGCTGTCGGTGCTCGGCGTTCAGTTGCTGATGGTCGGCGGCTCCCTGCCGGTGGTCGTCAAACCGATGCAAATTGTTATTGTGGTTGTCGGGGCAATTGTCCTGAGCTTGCTGGCCACTGTGTTTCCTTCTTATCGTGCAGCATCTGTACGTCCTGCTGAGGCCTTACGTTATGAGTAATTCACTATTGGTTTGTCACGCCCTGCGCAAGGTGTATCGCGAGGCGCAACTCGAAACGGAAGTGCTGAAAGACGTCGGGTTTGCCATCAATGCCGGTGAGCTGGTCGGGATTGTCGGGGCGTCCGGCTCCGGTAAAAGTACGCTGCTGCACTTGTTGGGCGCGCTGGATGAGCCGACCAGCGGCGATGTGTTTTTCAAGGGCCAGAAGCTCAATGCCATGAGTTCGGGCAAGCAGGCGAAAATCCGCAACCGGGAGCTGGGCTTTGTCTATCAGTTCCACCACCTGCTGGCGGATTTCAGTGCGGTGGAAAATGTCGCGATGCCACTGCTGATTGGCGGGCTGGCGGCGGAAAAAGCCCGGGCGAAAGCGGAAAATATGCTGGAGCAGGTCGGGCTGAAACACCGCTTTGAACATCGCCCGGCAGAGCTCAGCGGCGGGGAGCGTCAGCGGGTGGCGATCGCCCGGGCGCTGGTCAATGATCCGGCGATTGTGCTGGCCGATGAGCCGACGGGGAACCTGGATCATAAAACCGCGCTGGAGATTTACGATTTGATGCGCAAGCTGAATCAGGAGTCCGGCACGGCGTTTCTGGTGGTGACCCACGACAATGAGCTGGCCGGCAAGCTGGATCGTTGTATGAGCATGCAAGATGGCGTGTTGACCCAAGTCGAGGTGGCCTGATGTTCCGACCGCTTTCTCTGTTCATCGGCAGCCGGTTCAGCCGGGCCAAACAGCGCAACCGGATGGTGTCGTTTATTTCGGTCTCTTCCATGCTGGGGATTGCCGTCGGGGTTGCTGTGATCATTATCGGTCTGTCAGCCATGAACGGCTTTGAGCGCGAGTTGCAAAATCGCGTGCTGGCCGTCATCCCGCATGGGGAGCTGGAAGCCGTTCAGCCGCCGTTTACCGAGTGGCAGCCAATTCTGGAAACCGTGGAATCGCATCCACGGGTGACGGCTGCTGCGCCTTACATTCGTTTTACCGCCTTGCTTGAAAAAGGCACCAACCTCAAAGCGGTCGAAGTGCGTGGGGTGAAACCGGCGCAGGAGCGCAAGGTCAGTGCACTGCCGAATTTCGTCCGGAATGGAGCCTGGGATCAGCTGACGGCCGGCCAGAAGCAGGTCATCCTGGGCCAGGGCATTGCGGATCAACTGGGGATCACCGAGGGGGATTGGATCACGGCGATGATCCCGAATCCGGATCCGGCGCTGCAGCTCAAGGCGCCGCATCGAATCCGGCTGCAGGTTGTCGGGTTGCTGGCCCTGGGGGGACAACTTGATCACAATCTGGCGCTGATCCCACTGGCGGATGCCCAGCAGTATTTATCGATGGGCGAGGGGATCTCCGGGATTTCACTCAATGTCGACCAGGTGCTGGAAGCGCAAGCGGTTGTCCGGGAAGTGGGCTTTACCCTGCCGGTATATGTTTATCTTAAGAGCTGGAATCAGAAATACGGCTACCTGTACCGGGATATTCAGATGGTCCGGACCATTATGTATCTGGTCATGGTGCTGGTGATTGGCGTTGCCTGTTTCAATATTGTTTCCACCCTGATGATGGCAGTGAAGGACCGTGCGGCTGATATCGCAATTCTCCGGACCATGGGCGCCGGTGACGGGCTGGTGAAGGCGATCTTTATCTGGCATGGCCTGCTCTCCGGGGTGGTCGGCAGCGGCGTGGGCTCTCTCTTGGGGTCGCTGGTGGCACTGAATCTGACGACTATGCTGAAAGGGCTGGAGACGGTCTTGGGACACCAGTTTTTGTCCGGCGATATCTATTTCGTTGATTTTCTGCCGACTGAGCTGGCGTTGCAGGATGTGGTGATTGTGGCCGTGACGGCGATAGCACTGAGTCTGCTGGCGACCTGGTATCCGGCCAGACGTGCCAGCCGCTTGCAACCGGCCCAGGTGTTGAGTGCGAAATAGATTTGAGACGGCACCGCATCGCTGTGAGTGACGTAGCGATGCGAGGCAATTCACGCACCATTGTGTATCGCGTGTGATGGAATACCCGCTATAACGGGATAACTCTCAGCTCAGGGGACGGAAACTAAAGAACGACTTGTCTGAGATTTCAATCGCGGCCATAAAAAAACCTCGCATGGGCGAGGTTTTTTTATGACTGGAACCCAGGTTAGCGGAACCGGCGGCGATTCCAGCTGCGTACTACGGAATAGCGCCACAGGCCACGGATCCCGAAGTAGCCGACCAGGGCACAGGCTATGCCACTGACCGTACAGCCCAGCAGGAACGGAGGTCCGATTTGGCTCATTTGGTGCAGCAGAAACTCCCAGGAAAGTTCGAAATGAAAAGGTTGGTGGGGAGCATTCATCAGCCAGGCACCGAGCTTGTAAGCGCCATAGAACAGCACCGGCATGGTCACCGGATTACTGACCCAAACCAGACAGACCGACAGTGGCAGATTGACACTGAACAGAATCGCCAGTCCGGCCGCCATGATCATCTGGCTGGGCAACGGGACGAACGCCATAAACAGGCCAACAGCAAACGCCCCCGACGCAGAACGCCGGTTGAGGCACCACAGGTTTGGGTTGTAAAGCACATTTCCGAAAATCTTCAGCGCTTTCTGGCGCTTGATCACGTCATGGCTTGGCAAGAAACGTCTTATAACTTGTCTTGGCATTTTATTTCAGTTGTGATTATGGCAATACGGTTATGAACCAAGCCTTAGCCGGTATTGCAGCAGGGATATTATCGCTTCATTTCTGGCCGCAGGTTCCAGGATATCTCTGGTTTGTGACAGCCTTAATGATAGGTGGTTTTATTTCATCCGTTGGGCGGTTCAAATGGATAAGCTGGGTGGTTGTCGGCGCGCTGATCGCAAAAACAGGCGCAACGGCTTATCTTGAAGCTGTCGAGATGATCCCCCTTGAGCGTCAGAATATTACCATAGCTGGCGAAGTTAGTAGCCTATTAAATCAAAATATCCCTATTCGCGATGTCGAGTTCACGCTGGATACTTTCGATCATCAGCCATTGCCGCTGGGAACAAGACTCCGGGTGCGGCTGGAATGGCCGCAAGCGCCCCCGCTCAAACTAGGCCAACGTTGGCAACTGGAGGTACGGCTCAAGCGGCCATATGGCCGGGTCAATCAGGCTGGTTTTGATGCCGAGCGGTATTTTTTGGCGCACGGACTGCATGGGCGGGGGCTGGTGATTCAGGCGCAACCGCTCGCTGCGACAGCGCCGCCGGCGTGGCGTCAGCAACTGTTCGATCAGGTCACCGCTCTGACCCAGGCCCTGAATTATCAACCTTACTTGCTGGCTCTGAGTTTCGGATTTCGCGATGGCCTGACCCGTCAGGACTGGCTGATCCTGCGCGACAGCGGGCTGGCGCACCTGATGGCGATCTCCGGCTTACATATCGGCCTGGCGGTCGGGTGCGGCTGGTGGCTGGGGCGGGTGATCCGTGGCCTGAGTCCGGAACATCCCCGGCTGCTGTGGTTACCGATGTGGCTGGCGTTGCTGCTTGCCTTTAGTTACGCCTGGCTGGCCGGA
Above is a window of Photobacterium sp. TY1-4 DNA encoding:
- the lolD gene encoding lipoprotein-releasing ABC transporter ATP-binding protein LolD encodes the protein MSNSLLVCHALRKVYREAQLETEVLKDVGFAINAGELVGIVGASGSGKSTLLHLLGALDEPTSGDVFFKGQKLNAMSSGKQAKIRNRELGFVYQFHHLLADFSAVENVAMPLLIGGLAAEKARAKAENMLEQVGLKHRFEHRPAELSGGERQRVAIARALVNDPAIVLADEPTGNLDHKTALEIYDLMRKLNQESGTAFLVVTHDNELAGKLDRCMSMQDGVLTQVEVA
- the lolE gene encoding lipoprotein-releasing ABC transporter permease subunit LolE; its protein translation is MFRPLSLFIGSRFSRAKQRNRMVSFISVSSMLGIAVGVAVIIIGLSAMNGFERELQNRVLAVIPHGELEAVQPPFTEWQPILETVESHPRVTAAAPYIRFTALLEKGTNLKAVEVRGVKPAQERKVSALPNFVRNGAWDQLTAGQKQVILGQGIADQLGITEGDWITAMIPNPDPALQLKAPHRIRLQVVGLLALGGQLDHNLALIPLADAQQYLSMGEGISGISLNVDQVLEAQAVVREVGFTLPVYVYLKSWNQKYGYLYRDIQMVRTIMYLVMVLVIGVACFNIVSTLMMAVKDRAADIAILRTMGAGDGLVKAIFIWHGLLSGVVGSGVGSLLGSLVALNLTTMLKGLETVLGHQFLSGDIYFVDFLPTELALQDVVIVAVTAIALSLLATWYPARRASRLQPAQVLSAK
- a CDS encoding DUF2062 domain-containing protein — encoded protein: MPRQVIRRFLPSHDVIKRQKALKIFGNVLYNPNLWCLNRRSASGAFAVGLFMAFVPLPSQMIMAAGLAILFSVNLPLSVCLVWVSNPVTMPVLFYGAYKLGAWLMNAPHQPFHFELSWEFLLHQMSQIGPPFLLGCTVSGIACALVGYFGIRGLWRYSVVRSWNRRRFR